The Pseudomonas bijieensis DNA window TCAGGTGACGCATGATCAAGTTCCGCTGGCCCTTGCTGGCCATTCTCACGCTGCTCGGTGGCTGCATGAACCTGGCGCCGCAGTATGAACGCCCAGAGGCACCGGTCTCCGAGCAGTGGTTGCCAACCACCAGTACGCCCAAGGGGGAGGTGAGTGCCGACATCGAGTGGCAGCACTTCTTCACCGACATTCGCCTGGCGCGCTTGCAGGCCCTGGCGCTGAGCAATAATCGCGACCTGCGCCTGGCCGTCCTGAACGTTGAAAAGGCCCAGGCGCAATACCGCATCCAGCGCGCCGAGTCGCTGCCTTCGATCGATGCCAGCGTCAGTGGTACCCACAGTCGCACGCCCGGTTCGTTGTCCAACACGGGCTCGGCGGCCACCACCCATGACTACAGTGCGCAACTGGGGTTGAGCAGTTATGAAGTCGACCTGTTCGGCCGGGTGCAGAACCTTCAGGACGAAGCGCTGGAAGACTACCTGGCCTTGACCGAAACCCGGCGCAGCACGCAGATCAGCCTGGTGGCCGAGGTGGCGACCGCCTGGCTGACCCTGGCGGCCGACAACGAGCGTCTGCACCTGGCCCAGGAGACCTTGCGCAGTCAGCAGGCGACCTACGAACTGACCCAGCGCAGCCACGCCCTGGGCGGCTCCTCCGGTCTGTCCGTGGCCCAGGCGCAAACCACCGTGGAGTCGGCCCGGGTCGACGCGGCGGCGTATGAAAGCCAGATCCTGCAGGATCGCAACGCCCTGCGCCTGCTGGTAGGCAGCGACATTCCCGAAGAGCTGCTGCCGGGCGCGAACCTGGAGTCGGCCGCGGCGC harbors:
- a CDS encoding efflux transporter outer membrane subunit; amino-acid sequence: MIKFRWPLLAILTLLGGCMNLAPQYERPEAPVSEQWLPTTSTPKGEVSADIEWQHFFTDIRLARLQALALSNNRDLRLAVLNVEKAQAQYRIQRAESLPSIDASVSGTHSRTPGSLSNTGSAATTHDYSAQLGLSSYEVDLFGRVQNLQDEALEDYLALTETRRSTQISLVAEVATAWLTLAADNERLHLAQETLRSQQATYELTQRSHALGGSSGLSVAQAQTTVESARVDAAAYESQILQDRNALRLLVGSDIPEELLPGANLESAAALVQVPAELPSSLLQRRPDVLAAEHSLKSANIDIGAARAAFFPSISLTANAGSSSSALSGLFKSGSGAWTFAPSISLPIFDAGSNRATLDSAKTEREIQVQTYQQTLQNAFKEVADALAERSTLDRRIEAQQALTDASRKSFELSDALYRGGSQSYLEALDAQRSLYSAQQDLITLRLTEQSNRVTLYKVMGGGWNQG